The genomic window TGGGCGGCGAGCTGTTTAATGAAGACGGGACCGTGGCCGTCGGCGCCCCGGCGCGTCAAGCCTTGGGATTCATGACCGATCTCATCCGCAAGCATGAGCTCGTTCCCAAAGGCATTTTGACTTATCAGGAAGAGGAGTCCCGACATTTATTTCAAGAGGGCAAAGCGCTTTTTATGCGCAATTGGCCTTATGCCTATACCTTAATGCAGCAGGAAGGCTCTCCCGTGCGAGGGAAAGTCGGTTTGATGCCTATGGTCAAGAAAAAAGGCGCTTCCCCGGCCGCTACCTTGGGCGGATGGGGCTTGGGCGTGGCGCGTTTTTCTAAAAATCCCGCTGCGGCGTTGGCGTTCATTCGCTATGCAACCAGTCCGGAGGCCCAGAAATTGCGCTATTTGAAATCCGGACTTTTGCCGACGCAAGAAAGCCTGTACCGCGATTCGGAGCTCTTGAAGAGCTCGCCTCATTTAAAAGATATTCACGCGATTTTGATCAAAGCGCGCCCGCGTCCCGTTCATCCGCAATATGCCCGCATTTCGGACGCGGTGCAAAAAGAAGTGAGCGCGGCTTTGGCCGGGAAAATAGGACCCGATAACGCCGTCGCCAATATGGAGCGACGCTTGAAAGAGATCGTCCGGTAATGCCGGCGTCCGTGGGCCGACGCTGGCTTTATTGCCTGCCGGTTGGGCTATTGTCCGCCGTTTTTATTTTTTTGCCCGCCGTCACCTGCATCGTCTTGGCCGCGCAAGACCCCGGGTTGTTCCTGCGCATGGTCAAAGACGGCGAGTTTTGGGCCACATTGGGCAATACCGTCGGGTTCGCTTTTTTCTCGGTGAGCTCGGAACTGGTATTGGGCTTGGCCCTGGCCTTGCTGCTTAATGCGCGTTTTGCGGGGCGGGGATTCGTCCGCGCCGCCGTCCTTATTCCTTGGGCTTTGCCCGCGGCCATCATGGCCATGGGCTGGTCCTGGATGCTGCATGATCATTACGGCGTTATCGGCGACGCCCTCGGGCGTTTGGGTTTTTTGTCCGGCCATCAAAAGGCCTGGCTGGCTGAAACCGGCTGGGCTCGTTTTTGGATCGTGGCCACCGATGTTTGGAAAACCACGCCGTTCGTCGCCTTGATCGCGTTGACCGGATTATGTTCGATTCCGAACGATATCTTGGAAGCGGCGAAAATGGACGGCGCCGGCGCTTGGGCGCGCTTTCGTTTGGTTATTCTGCCGTTGATCAAACCTTATTTGCTGACGGCCCTTTTGTTCCGCGCCATCCAGGCCTTCGGGATTTTCGATCATATTTGGGTGATGACCGGCGGAGGCCCGGCCGGAGCGACCAAAACCTTGGCGCTTTACATTTATGAAGTCGTGTTCCGCTATTTGGACTTGCGCTACGGCGCGGCATTAACCTTGGCCTTGGCCGCGATTGTGATTCTCTTCGCCGGGGCGGGGCGTCTGGTGATGCGTCATGGCGAGGTTTAAATTTCTGATTGTTGCGGCCGCGGCTTTAGCCGCGGCCTGGAGTCTGGCTCCTTTTTTATGGCAGGCGGCGAGCTCGGTCAAATCAACCGCCGAGATTTTTCGCACCCCGATTACCTATTGGCCTCGGCATTGGACATTGACCAATTATGGCGATCTTTTTTTCGTGCGTCCCTTCGCTCGTTATATCGCCAACTCGCTGTTGATCGCCGGAGCTTCCTCTATCTTGTCTTGCGCCGCCGCGGCCCTGGCCGCTTATGCATTGACGCGTTTGGGTTTGGCCAAAGCAGTTTTGTTGGCGCGTTTGGTTTTGTTGGCCGCGCTTTTGCCCCCGACATTGCTGGTCATCCCTCTGTATAAAGTCATCCAAAGCATGGGCTTGATCAATCATCCCTTGGGGTTGATTCTTTGTTACGCTACGCTGAATCTGCCCCTAGCCTTGTGGCTGTTGACCCATGCCTTTCGGCAATTTCCTTTGGAAATCGAGGAAGCGGCAAAATTGGACGGATTCGGTTCGTGGGCTATTTTTTGGCGATTCATACTGCCGTTGTCTTTGCCTGCGGTCGTGACCAGCGCGATTTTGGTTTTTATTTTTTCTTGGAACGAATTTCTGCTCGCCTTGGTGTTGATGACCCAGGACGCCCGCCGCACCGCGCCCGTAGGCATCGCCATGCTCTCCGGAGTATCAAGTTACGAAATTCCATGGAATCAAATCGCGGCTGCGGTGGTGGCGACGACCTTGCCCATCGTTGCCTTGGTTTTGGCCTTTGAGCGGCGCATCGTTGAGGGCCTGACCGCCGGAGCGGTTAAAGGGTAAGGAACTCCCATGGACCGTCTTGTTTTATCTGGTATCGTCAAACATTTCAATAAAATTCCTATTTTGTCCGGCATCGACCTTCGCGTGCGGGAGGGGGAATTCGTTTCGCTTTTGGGCCCCTCCGGATGCGGCAAGACCACGTTATTGCGCCTGATCGCGGGGCTGGAAAGGCCGGATGAAGGACGGATACTGCTGACCGGCCGGTTGCTCAACGATGTGCCCGCCGAAAAAAGAAACATCGCCATGGTTTTTCAAAGCTATGCGCTGTACCCGCATTTGAGCGTGCGCAAAAACATCGCTTTGGCGCTCGAACTCAGAAAAACCGACCCCGCTGAAATCGACCGCCGCGTCCGCGAGGCGGCGGGGCTTTTGGATATCGCCGGGTTGCTCAACCGCCGGCCGCGAGAGCTTTCCGGTGGACAGCGCCAGCGCGTGGCGTTGGCCCGCGCCATTGTACGGGAGCCCGCTGTTTTTCTGTTGGATGAGCCCTTGTCCAATCTTGACGCTTTATTACGCGAAAAAACGCGGGCCGAGCTGAAACTGCTGTTTCGCCGTTTGGGCGGCACGGTGGTTTATGTGACGCACGACCAAATCGAAGCCCTGACCCTTTCCGACAAAATCGTGCTGTTGAATCAGGGCTGCATCGAGCAGGAGGGGACGCCCGACGAACTTTACCGCAATCCCCAAAGCATGTTCACGGCCTCTTTTATCGGAAGTCCGCAAATCAATTGGGTCGGAGGGAGGCTCGAAGGGCGCCGCTTCAGCGGACCGTCCTTTACGGTAAAAATTGCCGATGTGCCGGATCAAGCTTCAGGGGAGGCCATGTTGGGGTTGAGGCCCGATGAAATCGTTTTTGCCGCGTCCGCCGGTCCTTCCTGCGCGCCGGCCGAGATTGTTTTGGGAGAAGCCATGGGCCGTCAAACTCTATGGACGCTCAAGCTAAACAGCGGCGTGGAAATCCGCGTTTTATCCGTCCACCCAAATCCCGGCGCCGCCGGTCAAAAGGTTCATCTTGATTTCGCCGGTTGCCGCTTGCATTGTTTCGACGCCGCTACGGGCCGGCGCCTCAATCTCTGATATAATTTCTTTTCGTTTTTATCAACCATCAACAAAGAGGTGCTTCGATGATGACGGCAACAGACGTTTCGGACGCAGTCCGCCCCGTTCACTCCCAAGAATACCGCCGCCGCCGGTTTTTAAACTGGTTCCCCTTGGGCATCACTTACGCCACCTTCTATATGTCCCGGTACAATTTAAACGTCGCTTCCACGGAATTCATGAGCCGTTTCGATTGGACAAAGGCTCAATTCGGTTTGATCGCCACCGCCGGCTTCTGGACTTACGCCCTTTCCGTCATTTTAAACGGCCCCCTGACCGATCGCATCGGCGGGCGCAAGGCGATTTTAACCGCGGCGTTGGGCACGGCCGCGATCAATATTTTGGTCGGCGTTTTGTTCCTTAATGCCTGGGCGACCAAGGTGTTGGTCGGCATGAGTTTGCTCTGGGCCGTCAATATGTATTTTCAATCCTTTGCCGCATTGGCCATCGTCAAGATCAACGCGCCATGGTTTCATGTGCGCGAAAGGGGCGTCTTCGGCGGCGTGTTCGGCATTATGATTTCCTCGGGCTATTTTTTGGCCATGACCATCGGCGGATGGATTTTAGCCGGTTTGCCTTGGTACGCGGTGTTTCTCATTCCCTCGGCCGCGGTGCTGACCATGTATTTGATCGACCGGCGCTTCATCGCCGATAATCCGAAAGAAGCGGGTTTCGCTGATTTCAACACCGGCGACGCGACAAGCCATCATACCGACAAGGAAAAACCCGTTGACTTGGGCTACCTGATCAGGAATGTGTTGGCGAATCCCGTGATTTTGACCTTGATGGCGGCTGAGTTCTGCACCGGTTTTGTTCGTCAGGGCGTGCTGCTTTGGTTCGTGCCTTTTTTAAAAGAGGTGCATCACGTTCATCACGGCACCGCGCTTTTTTCTTTGGCCACCATCGGCATCACGGTGGGGGGCATTTGCGGCGGGCTTCTGTGCGGTTTTCTTTCGGATAAGATGTTCCAATCCCGCCGCCCTCCGGTCGCTTTTATTTTCTACATGGGTCAAATCGTTTCGCTGGTTGTTTTAGGCCTGGTTCAGGCGCCGGCGGCCGCCGCTTTTATGGTCGGGTTCACCTGCATGTGGGTGTTCGGCGTTCACGGCATGTTGACCGGAACCGCGTCCATGGATTTCGGGGGGACCAGGGCCGCGGCCACGGTCACCGGACTGTTGGACGGGGTTCAATATATCGCCGCGGGCTTAACCGGTTTTCTTCTGGGCCGCTTCCTGGACGCGTACGGATGGAGCGCCTGGACGTACATGATCGTTCCTTTCTCGCTGGCCGGGGGCTTGTTGATGCTTAAGCTTTGGAACGCCACCCCGAAAAACACCAAGGTCCGCATCCCGCCGAAAACCCAAACGCCGGAACCTGAGCGCGAATTGGCGGGGGTTTAACCGATGATTGCGCCGGCTCTTGTTCAGGCTCAGTCCGAAGTTTTAAGGGCGGTTCTTAAAAAAATCGAAGAAACCGCGACGCCCGGATTAAAGCCTGCGGTTATTTTTGATTTGGACGATACGTTGTTGTCGACATCGTTTCGCCATGTGCGTATTTTGAAGGAATTCGCGGCCCATCCGGAAACTCAACAAAATTATCCCAGGGAGGCCAGCGCCCTTTTATTAGTCGAACCCGATTCCACGCGTTATCTGATCACTGATACGGCGCGCGCCGCCGGGGTTCATGACGAAGGATTGTTGTCCTTATTGCGCGATTTTTGGTTCGCCCGTTTTTTTAAGAATGATTATTTGACCGTGGATAAACCGCTGTTGGGCGCCGTAGCTTATTGCGTCGAAGTTCTGGCGGCGGGCGGGCGTATCATCTATTTGACGGGGCGCGATGACGGCATGAAAGAGGGGACGCTGCTGAACCTATCGCGGAACGGATTCCCCATGCCCGATGGCGAGTCCATCAGGCTGATCTTAAAGCCTCGTTTCGATATGCCGGATTTGGAGTATAAGAGGGATGTCTTCGAAAATTTATTGAATCAAGGGGGCGTGTCCGCCGGTTTCGACAACGAGCCCGCCTATGTGGATTTGCTGGCCGATTATTTTCCGCGCGCGGCCGCCGTGTTCGTGGACAGCCGGCACTCGGGAAAAGTCGCCGAGCCCAGGGTCGGGCTCCCTTGGATTAAGAATTTCCTCTTTTAATTTCCTATATTGAAATAGAATTTCAATGAAGGAAACAGCCGAACTCGTCTATTTTCCCACCTGGACCGCGGGCCGTAAAGGCTACGCCGAACGCATCCGTCAGCTTTTTGAAGAATATTTAAACGAGAAGGGTTTAAAGCAAACCACGCAGCGCCAGGCGATTTTGGATTATTTGCTGCAAGCCAGCCGGCATTTAAGCCAAGAGGATATTTACCGGGCGTTGAAATCACGGGGAATCGGCCGGGTCACGGTGTTTCGGGCTTTGAAAACGCTCGAAGACTGCGGGCTCGTTGCCCGGGTCAGCGGCCCCGGCGCCATGGCCCGCTACGAGGTCAAGAAAGAGCGCCCGCATCATGATCATTTGATCTGCGTCGACTGCGGCGCGATTTTGGAAGTCCGCTGGCCCGAGGTCGAGCGCCTGCAGGATAGAACCTGCCGCGATGTTGAGTTTACCCCGCTCTGGCACCGGCACGAGATTTTCGGCCGCTGTAAAAACTGCGGCCAAGCGCCGGGGCCCGTCACCGGCCGGTCCCACCCGGCGAATACCCGGAAAAAATAAGCCATGCTAAAAATAAAACGCCCAAAGCTTGCATTGCAATTGAAATTAAATTTCAATATGATCCCATTGTGATGAATCGGCCGTTATTGTTATTCGTTGCGGCCTGGGTCGCTTTGACCGGGGCGGCCGAAGCCGCCCAAACGCGCCGGACCCGCTACCTGATGGGCACGCTGTGCGAAATATCCGCGCATGGGCCCCAGGATAAAGCGTTGGAGGCGGCCGTCGGACGCGCCTTTGATGAGATCGCCAGGCTCGAGGGCATGATGAGCAATTGGCGCTCGAGCAGCGAGGTCAATCGTTTGAACCGGCAGGGTCGCCGTCCCTTGGTTTTAAGCCCGGAGCTTTTCGACGTGCTGTCAACCGGACAGAACATCGCGCGGGAGAGCGGCGGGGCTTTTGACATGACGGTCGGACCGTTGATCGAGCTATGGGATTTGCGCGGCAGCGGGCGCGTGCCTTCGTCCGGTGAAATTGCTCGGACGCGCCGAAGGGTTGGTTTTAAGCATTTGCGTCTTGATCCTCGAAGCCGCAGCGCAACCTTTATTAGAGAAGGCATGGCCGTTGATTTGGGCGGAATCGCCAAGGGCTATGCGTTGGATCAAGCCGCGCAAATTTTGATGAACAACGGCGCGCGGGGCGCCATGCTTAATTTCGGCGGGCAGATTTTGGTGGCCGGGGAACCATTCGAGGGTCGCCGTTGGACAATTGAAATCGCCCACCCCGCGCGCGCCGGCGTTCCCCATCGTTTGGAGCTGGTCAAGGGTTCGGCGTCCACGTCGTCTCAGAGGGAACGCTTTATTGAATCCGAAGGGAAGGCGATCGGCCATGTGCTTGACCCTGGCAACGGCCGCCCGGCGTCTTTTCAAGGTTCGGTCACGGTGATCGCGCCCACGGCCGTGGAAGCGGATGCGTTGTCCACGGCCCTTTTGGTTATGGACCAGAAAAAAGGATTGGCTTTTATCGAACGTCAAGAGCAGGCCGCCGCTCTTTATTATGTGCCCGGGATTGATTCAAGCGAGCCCTGGCA from Elusimicrobiota bacterium includes these protein-coding regions:
- a CDS encoding transcriptional repressor, which codes for MKETAELVYFPTWTAGRKGYAERIRQLFEEYLNEKGLKQTTQRQAILDYLLQASRHLSQEDIYRALKSRGIGRVTVFRALKTLEDCGLVARVSGPGAMARYEVKKERPHHDHLICVDCGAILEVRWPEVERLQDRTCRDVEFTPLWHRHEIFGRCKNCGQAPGPVTGRSHPANTRKK
- a CDS encoding sugar ABC transporter permease; this encodes MPASVGRRWLYCLPVGLLSAVFIFLPAVTCIVLAAQDPGLFLRMVKDGEFWATLGNTVGFAFFSVSSELVLGLALALLLNARFAGRGFVRAAVLIPWALPAAIMAMGWSWMLHDHYGVIGDALGRLGFLSGHQKAWLAETGWARFWIVATDVWKTTPFVALIALTGLCSIPNDILEAAKMDGAGAWARFRLVILPLIKPYLLTALLFRAIQAFGIFDHIWVMTGGGPAGATKTLALYIYEVVFRYLDLRYGAALTLALAAIVILFAGAGRLVMRHGEV
- a CDS encoding haloacid dehalogenase-like hydrolase, which codes for MIAPALVQAQSEVLRAVLKKIEETATPGLKPAVIFDLDDTLLSTSFRHVRILKEFAAHPETQQNYPREASALLLVEPDSTRYLITDTARAAGVHDEGLLSLLRDFWFARFFKNDYLTVDKPLLGAVAYCVEVLAAGGRIIYLTGRDDGMKEGTLLNLSRNGFPMPDGESIRLILKPRFDMPDLEYKRDVFENLLNQGGVSAGFDNEPAYVDLLADYFPRAAAVFVDSRHSGKVAEPRVGLPWIKNFLF
- a CDS encoding FAD:protein FMN transferase, with the translated sequence MMNRPLLLFVAAWVALTGAAEAAQTRRTRYLMGTLCEISAHGPQDKALEAAVGRAFDEIARLEGMMSNWRSSSEVNRLNRQGRRPLVLSPELFDVLSTGQNIARESGGAFDMTVGPLIELWDLRGSGRVPSSGEIARTRRRVGFKHLRLDPRSRSATFIREGMAVDLGGIAKGYALDQAAQILMNNGARGAMLNFGGQILVAGEPFEGRRWTIEIAHPARAGVPHRLELVKGSASTSSQRERFIESEGKAIGHVLDPGNGRPASFQGSVTVIAPTAVEADALSTALLVMDQKKGLAFIERQEQAAALYYVPGIDSSEPWQVKASKRLSLYQISDKQPASSGVDARAAGNQ
- a CDS encoding ABC transporter ATP-binding protein; amino-acid sequence: MDRLVLSGIVKHFNKIPILSGIDLRVREGEFVSLLGPSGCGKTTLLRLIAGLERPDEGRILLTGRLLNDVPAEKRNIAMVFQSYALYPHLSVRKNIALALELRKTDPAEIDRRVREAAGLLDIAGLLNRRPRELSGGQRQRVALARAIVREPAVFLLDEPLSNLDALLREKTRAELKLLFRRLGGTVVYVTHDQIEALTLSDKIVLLNQGCIEQEGTPDELYRNPQSMFTASFIGSPQINWVGGRLEGRRFSGPSFTVKIADVPDQASGEAMLGLRPDEIVFAASAGPSCAPAEIVLGEAMGRQTLWTLKLNSGVEIRVLSVHPNPGAAGQKVHLDFAGCRLHCFDAATGRRLNL
- a CDS encoding carbohydrate ABC transporter permease, which gives rise to MARFKFLIVAAAALAAAWSLAPFLWQAASSVKSTAEIFRTPITYWPRHWTLTNYGDLFFVRPFARYIANSLLIAGASSILSCAAAALAAYALTRLGLAKAVLLARLVLLAALLPPTLLVIPLYKVIQSMGLINHPLGLILCYATLNLPLALWLLTHAFRQFPLEIEEAAKLDGFGSWAIFWRFILPLSLPAVVTSAILVFIFSWNEFLLALVLMTQDARRTAPVGIAMLSGVSSYEIPWNQIAAAVVATTLPIVALVLAFERRIVEGLTAGAVKG
- a CDS encoding MFS transporter, which gives rise to MMTATDVSDAVRPVHSQEYRRRRFLNWFPLGITYATFYMSRYNLNVASTEFMSRFDWTKAQFGLIATAGFWTYALSVILNGPLTDRIGGRKAILTAALGTAAINILVGVLFLNAWATKVLVGMSLLWAVNMYFQSFAALAIVKINAPWFHVRERGVFGGVFGIMISSGYFLAMTIGGWILAGLPWYAVFLIPSAAVLTMYLIDRRFIADNPKEAGFADFNTGDATSHHTDKEKPVDLGYLIRNVLANPVILTLMAAEFCTGFVRQGVLLWFVPFLKEVHHVHHGTALFSLATIGITVGGICGGLLCGFLSDKMFQSRRPPVAFIFYMGQIVSLVVLGLVQAPAAAAFMVGFTCMWVFGVHGMLTGTASMDFGGTRAAATVTGLLDGVQYIAAGLTGFLLGRFLDAYGWSAWTYMIVPFSLAGGLLMLKLWNATPKNTKVRIPPKTQTPEPERELAGV